From a region of the Geminocystis sp. M7585_C2015_104 genome:
- a CDS encoding efflux RND transporter permease subunit, which produces MDYHWRKKRLNISRLALEFPRVTLIFWLFVAVTGLLAFFSLKYALFPDVTFPVVIIHARSNTAANTVEFTQEIIHPLEQPLLRLEGVESITSTSYPQEGVINILFYAGKSLEVATAEVKKAVSSVWLPPQTKLEVIPYNLNESTAITYVLTSDDKSLEETAVAAKEKIIPRLKEITGVSSVSLLGLEDENNTIVRFNGESALALQVVKKASANTLEIVKATESLRRQLQPLFPDIDFKIAQTEVDYIQEATQATIDSLWLAIILAVVVIFLFLRNPLATIITAFAIPLSLLGTFIVMHIAGFNLETITLLALALVIGIVVDDAIVQVENISRHLEGGETPIQAAIRGSEEIGLAILAATISIAVVFLPVAFTTGNLGQFFKPFALTVSSSVIISLLVARTLTPVLCRYWLRGGRQERLLTASIGRKLITRYLKLLNWALGHPKIIISATIVIFCLSLALIPLIPRGFIPKLDRGEFNIFYTTALPKIPSSWPSSTSPPATGGGGDNNSAFNWLAGIKDNPSGFILRRTRRVGERIEAEIANIPEIETVFNLVGWRNQPNRGKIHVRLKSDRNKNTATIQEEIRNRLSQLSLKGVTYSVEDIKFVDTGDSQPFSVSLTSEDIPLLYATAAKIKPQLEKIPGLEDLTVSPNDISLADDNTPNLIQRLDGKASITFNANLATGEAIGNLTQEVIQKIQPLLPEKVNLVIGGDSARMGEVLRQFFLVFLVALILMLLTLWLLFGSLREPLVVVLSLPLSMVGAIFALLITQKDFGIISLIGILFLLGLLDKNALLLVDFINQLRQEGMSIKTAVVKGCLTRLRPILMTSLSTIMGMLPIAIGIGAGAELRQPMAIAIIGGLITSSLLSLVFVPVFYSLILQISRKTKTRRVGVGGGGGYRP; this is translated from the coding sequence ATAGACTATCATTGGCGTAAAAAAAGACTAAATATTTCCCGACTAGCCTTGGAATTCCCGCGGGTTACTCTCATTTTCTGGTTATTCGTGGCTGTGACGGGATTGCTAGCCTTTTTTTCCTTAAAATATGCCCTTTTCCCCGATGTGACTTTCCCTGTAGTGATTATTCATGCCCGTAGCAACACCGCTGCTAATACGGTTGAATTCACCCAAGAGATTATACATCCACTAGAACAACCCTTACTAAGATTGGAGGGTGTCGAGTCTATCACTTCTACATCTTATCCCCAAGAGGGGGTAATTAATATTCTGTTTTACGCCGGCAAGAGTCTGGAAGTAGCAACCGCAGAGGTGAAAAAGGCTGTCTCTTCAGTCTGGTTGCCTCCACAAACGAAATTGGAGGTTATCCCCTATAATCTAAATGAGTCTACTGCCATCACCTATGTCCTAACCAGTGATGATAAAAGTCTAGAAGAAACCGCGGTAGCGGCAAAGGAAAAAATCATCCCCCGTCTGAAGGAAATAACAGGGGTTTCTTCTGTAAGTCTTCTAGGACTAGAAGACGAAAATAATACTATTGTACGTTTTAATGGGGAATCAGCCCTGGCTTTACAAGTTGTCAAAAAGGCTAGTGCCAACACCTTAGAAATAGTAAAGGCTACAGAGTCTCTGCGTCGGCAATTACAACCCCTTTTCCCCGATATTGATTTTAAAATCGCCCAAACGGAAGTCGATTATATACAAGAGGCTACCCAGGCTACCATTGATAGTCTCTGGTTGGCTATTATCCTGGCTGTAGTTGTTATATTCCTCTTTCTACGCAACCCATTGGCCACTATCATAACAGCCTTTGCTATACCCCTGTCTCTACTGGGTACTTTCATTGTAATGCATATTGCCGGTTTTAATCTAGAAACTATTACTCTTCTGGCTCTAGCCCTGGTAATAGGAATTGTAGTAGATGATGCTATAGTCCAAGTGGAAAATATCAGCCGTCATCTGGAAGGGGGAGAAACACCGATACAGGCGGCTATCAGGGGAAGTGAGGAAATTGGCTTAGCTATTCTTGCAGCCACCATCTCTATTGCGGTTGTATTCCTGCCTGTTGCTTTTACTACCGGCAATTTAGGACAATTCTTTAAACCCTTTGCCTTAACTGTGTCCTCTTCTGTGATTATATCCCTTCTGGTGGCACGGACACTAACTCCTGTTTTGTGTCGTTACTGGTTGAGGGGGGGAAGACAAGAAAGACTTTTAACCGCCAGTATTGGGAGAAAATTGATTACTAGATACCTAAAGCTGCTCAATTGGGCATTGGGGCACCCTAAAATAATAATATCAGCCACTATTGTTATTTTCTGTCTTAGCCTTGCCCTAATCCCCCTTATTCCCCGAGGATTTATTCCCAAACTGGATAGGGGGGAGTTTAATATTTTCTACACTACCGCCTTACCCAAAATCCCCTCGAGTTGGCCTTCCTCCACTTCCCCCCCTGCCACAGGGGGTGGTGGGGATAACAATTCGGCTTTCAACTGGCTAGCCGGCATTAAAGATAATCCCAGTGGTTTTATTTTAAGGCGAACCCGTCGTGTTGGCGAGAGGATAGAAGCAGAAATAGCAAACATTCCCGAAATAGAAACTGTTTTTAACCTAGTTGGTTGGCGAAATCAACCCAATCGCGGCAAAATCCATGTCAGGTTGAAATCCGACAGGAATAAGAATACTGCCACCATTCAAGAGGAAATCCGTAACAGGTTGTCTCAACTTTCCCTTAAAGGTGTCACCTATAGTGTGGAGGATATAAAATTCGTCGACACGGGGGATAGTCAACCTTTTTCTGTTTCCCTGACAAGTGAGGATATTCCTCTTCTATACGCCACCGCCGCCAAGATAAAACCACAGCTTGAAAAAATCCCTGGCTTGGAAGACTTGACTGTTTCTCCTAACGATATTAGTCTTGCCGATGACAACACTCCTAATCTCATCCAACGGCTTGATGGGAAGGCGTCTATCACTTTCAATGCCAATCTGGCGACTGGGGAGGCTATTGGTAATCTGACTCAGGAGGTAATCCAGAAGATTCAACCCCTTCTTCCAGAAAAAGTCAATCTCGTTATTGGCGGCGATTCTGCCAGAATGGGAGAGGTTTTAAGACAGTTTTTTCTGGTATTTCTGGTTGCCTTAATTCTAATGTTGCTGACATTATGGCTACTTTTTGGTAGTTTAAGGGAGCCATTGGTGGTAGTATTATCTTTGCCCTTGTCCATGGTAGGCGCTATTTTTGCCTTGTTGATTACTCAAAAGGACTTTGGTATCATTTCTCTCATTGGTATTCTATTCCTCCTCGGTTTATTGGACAAAAATGCCCTCCTGCTAGTGGATTTTATCAATCAATTACGCCAAGAGGGAATGAGTATAAAGACTGCCGTTGTCAAGGGTTGTCTTACCCGCTTACGCCCTATTTTGATGACAAGTCTTTCCACTATAATGGGCATGCTTCCCATTGCCATTGGCATTGGCGCTGGTGCAGAATTAAGACAACCCATGGCTATAGCCATTATAGGCGGTTTAATTACCTCTTCCCTCTTGAGTCTAGTATTTGTGCCTGTCTTTTATTCTCTCATATTGCAAATTTCTAGGAAAACCAAAACCAGAAGAGTAGGAGTTGGCGGTGGGGGTGGGTATAGGCCATAG
- the minD gene encoding septum site-determining protein MinD → MSRVIVITSGKGGVGKTTITANLGTAIAQLGKRVCLIDADFGLRNLDLLLGLEQRVVYTIIDVISGECTLEKAMVKDKRTEGLFLLPAAQNRTKDAINPEQMKEIVEKLTSSFDYILIDCPAGIEMGFRNAIAAAKEALIVTTPEVAAVRDADRVVGLLECERMESIRLIVNRLRPEMVKMDEMLSVEDILDLLVVPLIGIIPDDKRVITSSNKGEPLVLSNPDTLPAMAIKNIAKRLNGMEVPFLDLMGTQEGLLAKIRRFFGFNNP, encoded by the coding sequence ATGAGTAGAGTGATTGTCATAACCAGTGGGAAGGGTGGAGTGGGGAAAACCACCATAACGGCGAATTTGGGCACAGCAATAGCTCAATTAGGCAAAAGAGTATGTTTAATAGATGCAGATTTCGGGCTAAGAAATTTAGACTTGTTACTGGGACTAGAGCAAAGGGTGGTATACACCATTATAGACGTCATATCGGGGGAATGCACCTTGGAAAAGGCGATGGTAAAGGATAAACGCACAGAAGGGCTATTTTTACTACCAGCGGCCCAAAATCGCACCAAGGACGCAATAAACCCCGAGCAAATGAAGGAGATCGTAGAAAAACTAACTTCCAGTTTCGATTATATCCTAATAGACTGCCCAGCGGGGATAGAAATGGGTTTCCGTAACGCCATCGCCGCTGCCAAGGAAGCCTTGATTGTCACCACCCCCGAAGTAGCTGCCGTGAGAGACGCTGATCGAGTGGTGGGTTTGCTAGAATGTGAAAGGATGGAGAGTATCCGTCTCATCGTAAACCGTCTGCGTCCAGAAATGGTTAAAATGGACGAGATGCTCAGCGTAGAGGATATACTAGACCTGCTGGTGGTTCCCCTAATTGGCATTATACCTGATGACAAGAGAGTTATAACTTCTTCTAATAAAGGGGAGCCCCTAGTGTTAAGCAATCCTGATACCCTACCGGCTATGGCCATCAAAAATATTGCTAAAAGGTTGAATGGGATGGAGGTGCCTTTTTTGGATTTGATGGGTACACAGGAGGGTTTATTGGCGAAAATCCGTCGTTTTTTCGGTTTTAACAACCCGTAA
- the minE gene encoding cell division topological specificity factor MinE: protein MFKGMIGEFNPWGGSSSRIKAKNRLELVLSCDRAGINPEAVNRMRDEIVEVVSRYLDIDLEKMEFCIKSNDRNTSLSAILPIRKFKRVFSASPPDSQSVEEEKHN from the coding sequence ATGTTCAAAGGCATGATAGGAGAATTTAATCCCTGGGGTGGTTCCAGTAGTAGAATAAAGGCTAAGAACCGTTTGGAACTGGTATTATCTTGTGATCGCGCCGGTATTAACCCGGAAGCCGTCAACAGGATGCGGGATGAGATTGTGGAGGTAGTAAGCCGTTATCTAGACATAGACTTAGAAAAGATGGAGTTCTGTATTAAGAGCAATGACAGGAACACTTCCCTCAGTGCCATCCTGCCTATTAGAAAATTCAAGCGGGTATTCTCTGCTTCTCCCCCCGATTCTCAGTCTGTGGAGGAGGAAAAACACAATTGA
- the pheA gene encoding prephenate dehydratase encodes MEKIIAYLGPEGTYSEMATLFYAQQLKREKGITSRLLPLVSIPQTLKAVAMGKADIAIVPVENSIEGSVAVTLDTLWELDCLHVQQAITIPIVHNLLSHGDSLAQIQTVYSHPQALAQCQKWLEKYLPQARLIPTNSTTEALLHLKNEPTASAIASARAAQLYELPIKAHNINDYPDNCTRFWVVAKDSLTDGCYVSLAFAFEANIPGVLVKPLQIFAEKQINLTKIESRPTKRCLGEYLFFLDLHGDSRSPQVQCALKELHKVTKITKILGSYDVIAVTESQLCFSSSTD; translated from the coding sequence ATGGAGAAGATTATCGCCTATTTGGGACCAGAGGGCACTTATTCAGAAATGGCAACCCTCTTCTATGCCCAACAGCTGAAACGGGAAAAGGGAATAACCTCCCGTCTGCTTCCTCTGGTTAGCATCCCTCAAACCCTAAAGGCGGTGGCCATGGGGAAGGCAGATATTGCTATAGTACCAGTGGAAAACTCTATAGAAGGCTCAGTGGCAGTTACCCTAGATACCCTCTGGGAATTAGACTGTCTCCATGTCCAACAGGCCATCACCATCCCCATTGTACACAATTTGCTGTCCCATGGTGACAGTTTGGCACAAATACAAACCGTCTACTCCCACCCCCAAGCTTTGGCCCAATGTCAGAAATGGCTAGAGAAATACCTGCCACAAGCCCGTCTTATCCCCACCAATTCTACCACAGAAGCCCTATTACACCTCAAGAATGAGCCCACCGCCTCTGCTATTGCCTCTGCTAGGGCGGCACAACTGTATGAGCTTCCCATAAAAGCCCATAATATCAACGACTATCCCGACAATTGTACTCGTTTCTGGGTGGTGGCAAAAGACTCCCTCACAGACGGCTGCTATGTCTCCCTTGCCTTTGCCTTTGAGGCTAATATCCCCGGTGTGCTGGTAAAACCTTTACAAATCTTTGCAGAAAAACAAATAAACCTGACTAAAATAGAATCTCGTCCTACTAAACGCTGTCTAGGAGAGTATCTCTTCTTCCTGGATTTACACGGTGATAGTCGTAGTCCTCAGGTACAATGTGCTCTAAAAGAACTACATAAAGTGACCAAAATCACCAAAATCCTTGGCAGTTACGACGTCATTGCGGTAACAGAGAGTCAATTGTGTTTTTCCTCCTCCACAGACTGA
- a CDS encoding cofactor assembly of complex C subunit B: MLSTLILTLLLLIGLFFFIRGSVKERRETVTLACQDNPDNILSYLRDYFFRRAYRVKSIHPEENKVVLEGLVAASGFLAVFLSFLAGCGLFCLGLVLSMLFQSQPLYWALGLTLLAPFTGWYYWHKARRVEQVIFRLDGNPETDKTQTVITIQAHRDELIELQKNFPFAYQVRE, translated from the coding sequence ATGTTGTCTACCCTTATCCTAACTCTATTGTTGCTCATTGGCCTTTTCTTCTTCATCAGAGGTAGTGTAAAGGAACGTAGAGAAACTGTCACCCTCGCCTGTCAAGACAATCCCGATAATATCCTCAGCTATCTTCGTGACTATTTTTTCCGGAGAGCCTATAGAGTAAAATCTATACATCCAGAGGAGAATAAGGTAGTCCTGGAGGGCCTTGTGGCTGCCAGTGGCTTCCTAGCAGTATTTTTAAGCTTTTTGGCAGGATGTGGGTTGTTTTGTCTAGGATTAGTGCTGTCAATGCTTTTCCAGTCGCAACCCTTATACTGGGCACTAGGACTAACCTTGCTAGCACCCTTTACGGGGTGGTACTATTGGCACAAGGCCAGAAGGGTAGAACAAGTAATCTTCCGTTTAGACGGCAATCCGGAAACCGACAAAACCCAAACCGTAATTACTATCCAAGCCCATAGGGACGAGTTGATTGAACTACAAAAAAACTTCCCCTTCGCCTACCAAGTGAGGGAATAG
- a CDS encoding Photosystem Q(B) protein 1, with protein sequence MATVIGKRLRLEPSSLWDAFCRWVTSTNNRIYIGWFRVLMIPTMLVAAIVFVIAFICAPPVDLDGIREPVAGALLSGNNIITAAVVPTSAAVGLHFYPIWEAASIEEWLYNGGPYQMIVFHFLIAVWAYLGRLWEYSERLGMRPWIATAFSAPAGAATAVLLVYPIGQGSFAQGMPLGIAGTFNFMLAVQAEHNILMHPFHMLGVIGVFGGALLCATHGSLVTSSLIRETTDAESVNEGYKFGQQETTYNLVAGHVGYLGRLLIPSLALRNSRSIHFLLAAFPTIGIWFATLGICSVAFNLNGFNFNYSILDSSNHVIRTEADLLNRANMGLEAMHAPNVHTFPNLL encoded by the coding sequence ATGGCAACGGTAATAGGCAAACGTCTAAGATTGGAGCCATCCTCCCTGTGGGATGCCTTTTGTCGCTGGGTAACAAGCACCAATAATCGCATTTATATAGGGTGGTTTAGGGTGTTAATGATACCCACCATGTTGGTGGCGGCAATAGTATTCGTAATTGCCTTCATATGCGCGCCGCCAGTAGACTTGGATGGGATTCGGGAGCCAGTGGCAGGAGCGTTGTTGAGTGGTAATAACATAATAACAGCGGCAGTGGTCCCAACCTCGGCGGCAGTGGGCCTACACTTCTACCCCATCTGGGAAGCGGCATCCATAGAAGAATGGCTGTATAACGGTGGCCCATACCAGATGATAGTCTTCCACTTCCTGATTGCGGTTTGGGCTTACCTGGGAAGACTATGGGAATACAGTGAGCGTTTGGGAATGCGCCCTTGGATTGCCACAGCATTTTCCGCCCCCGCTGGTGCCGCTACTGCGGTGCTACTGGTGTACCCCATAGGTCAAGGAAGTTTTGCTCAGGGGATGCCTTTGGGAATAGCAGGCACCTTCAACTTTATGTTGGCAGTACAGGCAGAACACAACATCCTGATGCACCCCTTCCATATGTTAGGAGTAATAGGGGTATTCGGAGGTGCCTTGCTTTGTGCTACCCATGGCTCCCTTGTAACCTCATCTCTAATACGAGAGACTACAGACGCTGAATCGGTAAACGAGGGCTACAAGTTTGGGCAACAGGAAACCACCTATAATCTAGTTGCTGGCCATGTGGGTTATTTGGGCAGACTGTTGATACCCTCTTTGGCGCTTCGTAACAGTCGTTCAATCCACTTTCTCCTAGCGGCATTCCCCACCATAGGCATCTGGTTTGCTACTCTAGGCATCTGTAGCGTTGCCTTCAACCTCAACGGCTTCAACTTCAACTACTCCATCCTCGACAGCAGCAACCACGTCATCCGCACCGAGGCTGACTTGTTGAACCGAGCCAACATGGGGTTGGAAGCAATGCACGCCCCCAATGTCCACACCTTCCCCAATCTACTCTAG
- a CDS encoding cryptochrome/photolyase family protein, translating to MPIGIWILGDQLTDKNPAILASKEQKRETLILMIESLEYVKKRRYHKQKLVFIWAAMRHFAQKLSGEGWQVDYVVTQGDFAPIVHHWIRSNKIAELRIMLPADRPFFEYINSLGLKSKITWYNNINFLWQPEEFREWAEGRKRLILEDFYREGRKRWKILLTEEGKPVGGKWNLDKENRKPPNRKILPPKRLSFEPDEITKEVIEKVKKLDIPTYGELERFEWGVTRESALKALRDFVKNRLQRFGIYQDAMLTGEQYMWHSLLSPYLNVGLLQPLEVIKEVENVYYQNSIPINSVEGFIRQVLGWREYMYGVYHYVEKDYFQSNWFNHTQPLPPFFWDSNRTDLNCLKQVLKQTENTAYAHHIQRLMILSNYALISGICPQEVENWFHCAYIDAYDWVMQTNVLGMGQFADGGFLATKPYISSANYIRKMSDYCDSCRYNPQSRSTENACPFNYLYWDFLARHKDKLKSQGRMALALKHLENISPQELQQIQTLATKWRGKQYL from the coding sequence ATGCCTATTGGTATTTGGATATTAGGAGATCAACTCACTGATAAAAATCCTGCTATCTTGGCAAGCAAGGAGCAAAAGAGAGAAACACTTATTCTTATGATTGAGAGTTTAGAATATGTAAAAAAAAGACGTTACCATAAGCAAAAGCTGGTGTTTATTTGGGCGGCGATGCGTCATTTTGCCCAGAAGCTATCCGGGGAGGGATGGCAGGTAGACTATGTGGTAACCCAGGGAGATTTTGCCCCTATTGTCCACCACTGGATTAGGAGTAATAAAATTGCTGAATTGAGAATTATGCTTCCGGCAGATAGGCCTTTTTTTGAGTATATTAACAGTCTGGGATTAAAAAGCAAAATAACCTGGTACAACAACATAAACTTCTTGTGGCAGCCGGAGGAATTTAGAGAGTGGGCGGAGGGAAGGAAAAGATTGATTTTGGAAGATTTTTACAGGGAGGGGAGAAAAAGATGGAAGATTCTTTTAACAGAAGAAGGGAAGCCAGTGGGAGGTAAATGGAATTTAGACAAGGAAAATAGAAAACCCCCCAACAGGAAAATATTGCCCCCCAAAAGACTAAGCTTTGAGCCAGATGAGATTACAAAAGAGGTAATAGAAAAGGTAAAAAAACTGGATATACCCACCTATGGAGAGTTGGAAAGATTTGAATGGGGTGTTACAAGAGAGTCGGCATTGAAAGCGCTGAGGGATTTTGTGAAAAACCGTCTCCAGAGGTTTGGAATATACCAGGATGCGATGTTAACGGGAGAACAATATATGTGGCATAGTCTACTTTCCCCCTACCTAAACGTGGGATTATTACAACCATTAGAAGTGATAAAAGAAGTGGAAAATGTTTACTATCAAAATTCTATCCCTATCAACTCAGTGGAGGGTTTTATCCGTCAGGTATTGGGGTGGCGGGAATACATGTATGGAGTATATCACTATGTGGAAAAAGACTATTTTCAGTCCAACTGGTTTAACCATACTCAGCCATTACCTCCCTTCTTCTGGGATAGCAATAGGACAGATTTAAACTGTCTTAAACAAGTACTAAAACAAACAGAAAATACAGCCTATGCCCACCATATTCAAAGACTAATGATTCTCAGCAATTATGCCCTAATAAGTGGCATTTGTCCACAGGAAGTGGAAAACTGGTTTCACTGCGCCTACATCGATGCCTACGACTGGGTAATGCAAACAAATGTACTGGGGATGGGACAATTTGCCGATGGGGGTTTTCTGGCTACTAAACCCTATATATCCTCTGCTAACTACATAAGGAAAATGAGCGATTATTGTGACAGTTGCCGCTATAACCCTCAATCAAGAAGTACAGAAAATGCTTGCCCTTTTAATTATCTATATTGGGACTTTCTTGCCCGTCACAAAGATAAATTAAAGTCCCAGGGGAGAATGGCATTGGCATTAAAACATCTAGAGAATATTTCCCCTCAAGAATTGCAACAAATCCAAACCCTGGCGACAAAATGGAGGGGAAAACAATACTTATAA
- a CDS encoding TIGR03960 family B12-binding radical SAM protein: protein MRVAVEELITPEISKPARYLGNELGAKHKDWESATVRWVLTYPEVYEVGASNLGHIILYNILNTQPRQLCDRAYLPGPDLAKKMRATNTPLFALESKRDVKDFDILGFSLSYELGATNILEMLSLAQIPLTWKERQEGNYPLIFAGGQTATSNPEPYADFFDFIAVGDGEELLPEIGLVVEEGKKQGLSRQQLLLDLAQIPGVYVPQFYDMQPDGTVKPNRPDVPERILRRVATPIPAYSIGLVPYVQTVHDRLTVEIRRGCTRGCRFCQPGMLTRPARDVEPEDVINTIVEGMRKTGFNEFSLLSLSCSDYLSLPAVGIEIKNRLKDENISLSLPSQRVDRFDKNIARIVGGTRKTGLTFAPEAGTQRLRDIINKGLTNEDLLRGIQTAVREGWQQVKLYFMIGLPGETDEDVIGIAETVKWLRRECRHLSRKPLDFHLTISNFTPKPHTPFQWHSVSTAEFIRKQNLLRREFEGMRGVKVNYTDVRISAIEDFLGRGDRRLAKVIRRAWELGAGMDAWWENIDKAYQAWEKAISEAGLTWKYRQIERGEWNVFEADTGKIDYDAPLPWDHIDTGIDKKWLKEDLQRALQEVVVPDCSFEGCSSCGVCSPEFGHNVVVTPPPIPEYEGDFKPNQTVVQRLRVWFGKEGDMALISHLDLMRLFDRAIRRAGMPISYTGGFHPTPKISIASALPLGMTSSGEIVEFQLHTPMTVEEFRQRLTAQLPPGLPIFQVEQIPVKSPFATQLLDKAEYTITLAADKPTPPTQWQSWIEALLNTTTIEKEKTGKDGKRKVENLRENLYHLSLLSAQKDTATLRYVGSAKNDGSLLTPEKVCYMLERISGESLTLLKAHRERILLRCQGE from the coding sequence ATGAGAGTAGCCGTAGAAGAATTGATAACCCCAGAAATAAGCAAACCTGCCCGTTATTTGGGTAACGAATTGGGGGCAAAACACAAAGACTGGGAAAGTGCTACCGTAAGATGGGTGTTGACATATCCAGAAGTATATGAGGTGGGGGCCTCTAACCTAGGACACATAATCCTCTATAATATCCTCAATACCCAGCCAAGACAACTGTGCGATCGTGCCTATCTACCTGGACCGGATTTGGCAAAGAAAATGCGGGCAACCAACACCCCCCTGTTTGCCCTAGAATCCAAAAGAGACGTAAAGGATTTTGACATTCTCGGTTTTAGTCTAAGTTATGAGTTGGGCGCCACTAACATCCTAGAAATGCTTAGTCTAGCCCAAATCCCCCTCACCTGGAAGGAAAGACAAGAAGGCAATTATCCCCTCATTTTCGCCGGTGGACAAACCGCCACCTCTAACCCCGAACCATATGCTGACTTCTTTGATTTTATCGCAGTAGGCGACGGGGAGGAATTATTACCAGAAATCGGTTTAGTGGTAGAAGAAGGGAAGAAACAGGGCCTCAGTAGGCAACAATTACTACTGGACTTGGCTCAAATTCCAGGTGTCTATGTGCCCCAATTCTATGATATGCAACCCGATGGCACAGTTAAACCCAATCGTCCAGACGTACCCGAAAGAATCCTAAGACGTGTGGCTACACCCATCCCAGCCTATTCTATCGGTTTAGTGCCCTATGTGCAAACAGTACATGACCGTCTGACAGTAGAAATTAGAAGGGGTTGTACTAGGGGATGTCGTTTTTGTCAACCGGGGATGTTAACTCGCCCCGCTAGGGATGTAGAGCCAGAAGATGTTATAAATACCATTGTGGAGGGGATGAGAAAAACAGGATTCAACGAATTCTCCCTATTATCCCTCAGTTGCTCCGACTATCTCTCCCTCCCGGCTGTAGGCATTGAAATCAAAAACCGTCTCAAGGATGAAAACATCTCCCTCTCCTTGCCCAGTCAAAGAGTAGACCGTTTTGACAAAAATATTGCTAGAATAGTTGGGGGTACTAGGAAAACAGGATTGACCTTCGCCCCGGAAGCCGGAACCCAAAGACTACGAGACATAATCAATAAGGGGTTAACCAACGAAGACTTACTCCGAGGAATACAAACGGCAGTAAGGGAAGGGTGGCAACAGGTGAAACTCTACTTCATGATTGGCTTGCCTGGGGAAACAGATGAGGATGTAATAGGTATTGCCGAGACGGTTAAATGGTTGCGGAGGGAGTGTCGTCATCTAAGCAGAAAACCTCTTGACTTCCATCTGACAATTTCTAATTTTACCCCCAAACCCCACACCCCTTTCCAATGGCATTCTGTTTCCACCGCTGAATTTATCCGTAAACAGAATTTGCTAAGAAGAGAATTTGAGGGGATGAGGGGAGTGAAGGTAAACTATACCGACGTGCGGATTTCCGCCATTGAAGACTTCCTGGGAAGGGGTGACAGGAGACTTGCAAAAGTTATACGTCGCGCCTGGGAATTGGGCGCCGGTATGGACGCCTGGTGGGAAAATATAGATAAAGCCTATCAGGCATGGGAAAAGGCTATCAGTGAAGCCGGCTTAACCTGGAAATATCGTCAAATCGAAAGGGGTGAGTGGAACGTTTTTGAGGCCGATACTGGTAAAATAGACTACGATGCACCTCTTCCCTGGGATCATATTGATACTGGCATAGACAAAAAATGGCTCAAAGAGGACTTACAAAGGGCACTACAAGAAGTAGTTGTACCTGATTGCTCCTTTGAGGGTTGTAGTAGTTGTGGGGTATGTAGCCCAGAATTTGGGCACAATGTGGTAGTGACTCCCCCTCCTATCCCTGAGTATGAGGGAGACTTCAAACCCAATCAGACGGTAGTGCAAAGACTCCGCGTCTGGTTTGGCAAAGAGGGAGACATGGCATTGATAAGTCACTTGGATTTAATGCGTTTGTTTGATAGGGCCATCAGACGTGCTGGTATGCCCATATCTTATACTGGAGGTTTCCATCCCACTCCCAAGATTTCCATAGCCTCTGCCTTACCCCTTGGGATGACAAGCAGTGGGGAAATTGTAGAATTCCAGTTACATACCCCCATGACGGTTGAAGAATTCAGGCAAAGACTGACAGCACAACTCCCCCCCGGTTTACCCATTTTCCAGGTAGAACAAATCCCAGTCAAGTCCCCTTTTGCCACCCAACTTTTAGACAAAGCCGAATATACCATCACCCTTGCCGCCGATAAACCCACTCCCCCCACCCAATGGCAGTCTTGGATAGAGGCACTATTAAACACCACCACCATCGAGAAAGAGAAAACCGGCAAAGATGGCAAGAGGAAAGTGGAAAATCTCCGGGAAAACCTTTACCATCTCTCCCTCCTTTCTGCCCAAAAAGACACTGCCACTCTGAGGTATGTGGGAAGTGCCAAAAATGACGGCTCCCTCTTGACACCAGAAAAGGTTTGTTATATGCTGGAGAGGATAAGTGGTGAAAGTCTTACCCTCCTCAAAGCCCACCGCGAGAGGATACTGCTTCGCTGCCAAGGCGAGTAA
- a CDS encoding PilZ domain-containing protein: MEMEKAKGDSPPEEKRHTRRILAVCRVLDEGGHFLGFTLDLTRQGVRLIVDKTFNPEGNFEVILSPPQEDEEIAPDISITVKPLWRCPANDEFDEIGGTIVTVDCPDSLTELMEYCDRRAEDRYYSQA, encoded by the coding sequence ATGGAAATGGAAAAGGCAAAAGGCGACTCCCCTCCAGAGGAGAAACGACACACCAGACGCATTTTGGCGGTATGCCGGGTGTTAGACGAGGGGGGGCATTTTTTAGGTTTTACCCTGGACCTTACACGGCAAGGGGTCAGACTGATTGTAGACAAAACCTTTAATCCTGAGGGGAATTTTGAAGTTATTTTAAGCCCCCCTCAGGAGGACGAGGAAATTGCCCCGGACATCAGTATTACAGTCAAACCCTTGTGGCGTTGTCCTGCCAATGATGAATTTGACGAGATTGGTGGTACAATTGTCACAGTGGACTGTCCTGACTCTTTGACAGAGTTGATGGAGTACTGCGATCGCCGAGCCGAGGATAGATACTATTCTCAGGCCTAG